TCCAGCCGTTTGTCTCATTACAAACATTTTGAACCACTTGGAGGTTTCTTGCAATGTGGACTGCTTATACATTCAAACAGATTTATTTTACATTGCCACATCAGGCATCTGAAAAAGTCAAACAATCCATTGGTTGAACTTGCTACTGTCTGTCACCGCCGGTGTAAAGTGAACCCAACCGCCATCGGAAAATGGGCCCACCTGGCCGTTTTTTTTGGAGTTGCACGGGCAACATTTTTTCTTTCAAATACCCTCAAGCCTTGTGTGAATGGCTTTTAAAAGAAAAAATGTTTCTTATCCTGGTGGAGTTGGGGGCTTTTTCATAGGCGAGAGGTGGGTCCACAAAAAACGGCCAAGTGGGTCCATTTTAAACCGGTAGTGCCACTACAGTCCTGGCCCAGTTCTCCTTTTACATAAAATAAGCAAAATTCCGATGGCTACTCTTTTCTTTTCCTTTAGCCAGGTCGTAGAAGAATAAAAAAATAAGAGAGTTTTTCAACCAAAGGAACATCATAATTTTTCGACCAAAAAAAGGGATTTTTAACCCTATTTTGCAAATAGCCAATTTTTTGATCTGGACAACGCTGAAATCAATTTTTGCCGGATAAGGATGGAGGGACATTATGCTGCTGCAGGAAGAGATCGAGTCGGTGCTGGCCGCGCGCCATGGCGCTGCAATCCAGGAAAAAATCAAAAAAGCGGTAGTCGGCATCATGGGACTCGGCGGCTTGGGCTCGGCGGTTGCGGTGGCGCTGGTCAGAATAGGGGTTGGCAAGTTGCTGCTTGCCGATTATGATGTGGTCGAACTCAGCAACCTCAATCGCCAGTATTATTTTGTCGATCAAATCGGTTTCCCCAAAACCAGGGCCTTGCGGGACACACTGCTGCGGATTAACCCGTATGCCTGTCTGGAGATCGTCGAAAGGCGTCTCACCGAGGAAGTCATTCCCGTTTTGTTTCGTGGTGTTGATGTGCTGGTTGAATGTTTTGATGATCCGGCGATGAAACCGGCGGCCCTGCGTGCCGCCCTGACCGGTCTGGCGGGCGTGGGCTACGTCGGCGCGTCCGGCATGGCCGGGTTCGGCGAGGGGAACCGGATTGTCACCAGAAAGCTTTCTCCCCGGGTTTATCTTGTCGGCGATGAAGAGTCCGAGGTGGGGCCGGATCAGGGACTGATGGCCCCCAGGGTCGGAATTGCCGCCCATCATCAGGCAAATCAGGCCCTGCGTCTGCTTCTTGGGGTTGATTAAGGACGGCTTCGTGCCGTTTTCGTTCCGTTGAAATCAGGTTGTGTGAGTTGGAAATGGAAATCGTTTGTAACGGTGAAAAAAAAGATATACAGCCGGGCACCACGGTCGAATCGTTTCTGCACGGGCTTGGGATCAAGCCTGATACCGTTTTTGTCGAATGCGACAGCGTTATCATCAAAAGAAGCGAGTATGAAACTTTTGTTCTTCGTGAAGGTGCCAGGTTGGAATTGATACGTTTTGTGGGAGGCGGGTGATATGTTGACCATTGCCGGGCGGGTTTTCAGGTCCCGTCTGTTTGGAGGAACGGGTAAGTTTTCTTCGCCCCGGGTGATGCGGGAGGCCCTCGACGCCTCGGGCTGCGAGATGGTCACCGTGGCCCTGCGCCGTATTGATCTGGCCAATCCCGAAGATGACATCATGAGCGTGCTTGACCGGGGCAGATATCTCTTTCTGCCCAACACATCGGGAGCGCGCGACGCCGAAGAGGCGATACGCCTTGCCCGCCTGTCCCGGGCGGCGGGGGGCGGCGACTGGCTGAAGCTTGAGGTGACGCCCGATCCGCGCACTTTGCTGCCGGACCCGGTGGAAACGCTGAAGGCCACCGAAATTCTGGTCAAGGAAGGATTTATCGTCCTACCCTACATGAATGCCGACCCGGTGCTTGCCTTGCGTCTGCAGGATGCAGGGGCGGCGGCGGTCATGCCGCTCGGCGCGCCCATCGGCACCAATCGCGGCATTCTCACCGCTTTTCAGATTGAGATCATTATCGCGCAGGCCCATGTGCCGGTGGTTGTCGACGCGGGTCTCGGTGCACCCTCTCACGCGGCCCAGGCCATGGAAATGGGGGCGGACGCAGTGCTGGTCAACACGGCCATTGCCGTGGCCGGCGATCCGGTAAAAATGGCCGGGGCCTTTGCCAAGGCGGTTGAGGCCGGGCGCGACGCTTATGAGGCGGGACTTGGTGAGCAGAGTGCCGATGCCGCCGCCTCCTCGCCGCAAACCGGGCTTGATTTTCTGAGAGAGACATGACGACGGCGGCTGTAATTATGATTATCCCGTAAAAAACGAGAAATTTACCTCAGGGGGCACAGAAGTCACGGCGCCGCCTCGCGGTAATGAAAAATATTTCTTTGTGGTCTCCGGGTACTCCGCGGTTAAAAAGAAACTTTTTATGAATTCATTCAATATGCCGGAAGAAAAATTCAGTATACCTGATTTTGACGAATTGGGATGGTTGATGGCCTCCTGTGACCGCAGCGACGTCTTTCGCGCCCTGCAGAGCGACAGAGTTGATGTCAAAGGCCTGGCCGCCCTTCTCAGCCCTCATGCCGATGAGTTTCTGCCCCAGCTCGCCGCCCGGTCCGCCCGGATCACCTCCCAGCGTTTCGGTCGGACCATCCAGCTTTATGCCCCGCTTTATCTCTCCAGTTTCTGTACCAATAACTGTCTGTATTGCGGTTTTTCCGCCCGGAATAAAATTGTCAGAAAGGTTCTTACCTTTGATGAGGCGGAGCGGGAAGCGATGATTCTCCATGACCGGGGCTTTCATCATATCCTGCTGGTTGCCGGCGAGGCCCCGGCCCGCATGGGAGTCGAGTATCTGGAGGAAATCGCTTTCCGCCTGCGGGAGCGATTTGCCGCAATCTCAATCGAGGTGCAGCCGCTGGAAACCGAGGAGTACGGGCGGCTTTTTCAGGCGGGCATCACCGGCGTCGCCGTTTACCAGGAAACCTATGACCGCAGGGTCTATGAGTACGTGCATCCCG
The Desulfobulbaceae bacterium DB1 genome window above contains:
- a CDS encoding thiazole synthase gives rise to the protein MLTIAGRVFRSRLFGGTGKFSSPRVMREALDASGCEMVTVALRRIDLANPEDDIMSVLDRGRYLFLPNTSGARDAEEAIRLARLSRAAGGGDWLKLEVTPDPRTLLPDPVETLKATEILVKEGFIVLPYMNADPVLALRLQDAGAAAVMPLGAPIGTNRGILTAFQIEIIIAQAHVPVVVDAGLGAPSHAAQAMEMGADAVLVNTAIAVAGDPVKMAGAFAKAVEAGRDAYEAGLGEQSADAAASSPQTGLDFLRET
- a CDS encoding thiamine biosynthesis protein ThiS, producing the protein MEIVCNGEKKDIQPGTTVESFLHGLGIKPDTVFVECDSVIIKRSEYETFVLREGARLELIRFVGGG
- a CDS encoding thiamine biosynthesis protein ThiH — translated: MNSFNMPEEKFSIPDFDELGWLMASCDRSDVFRALQSDRVDVKGLAALLSPHADEFLPQLAARSARITSQRFGRTIQLYAPLYLSSFCTNNCLYCGFSARNKIVRKVLTFDEAEREAMILHDRGFHHILLVAGEAPARMGVEYLEEIAFRLRERFAAISIEVQPLETEEYGRLFQAGITGVAVYQETYDRRVYEYVHPVGKKRDFEYRLATPARVAAAGMREVGIGALLGLADWRLEGLALGLHLAWLRKHYWRTALTVSFPRLRPAEGGFQPLVPVSEKMLTQLMFALRIFDHDVGLLLSTREESRFRDGMVGLGPTRYSAGSCTAPGGYGEPAQSDEQFAVGDHRSMDEVCDSIFQKGFDPVRKDWDATFQRQESVA
- a CDS encoding thiamine biosynthesis protein ThiF codes for the protein MLLQEEIESVLAARHGAAIQEKIKKAVVGIMGLGGLGSAVAVALVRIGVGKLLLADYDVVELSNLNRQYYFVDQIGFPKTRALRDTLLRINPYACLEIVERRLTEEVIPVLFRGVDVLVECFDDPAMKPAALRAALTGLAGVGYVGASGMAGFGEGNRIVTRKLSPRVYLVGDEESEVGPDQGLMAPRVGIAAHHQANQALRLLLGVD